A genomic segment from Geitlerinema sp. PCC 7407 encodes:
- a CDS encoding NAD(P)/FAD-dependent oxidoreductase, translated as MQDFDVIVVGSGIGGLVAGSLLARYGKTVLVCESHSLPGGAAHGFSREGFHFDSGPSFYCGLSDPHSLNPLRQVLDVLGESLEAIAYDPLGHYHFPDVTLPIYGDAQRYRRAVAHITPEGASQLAHLEKKLLGLYEALRGIPTLALRSDWKLAPVLLGRYGLPLLKLLPYLTMVQSSVGAVMQPLVQDPWVQRLIDLECFLLSGLKAEGTVAPEMAFMLGERSRSVIDYPVGGSGAIAWALVRGLERWGGRLRLNVHVERILVRDQRVTGVQLRSGENLLAPVVISNATLWDTYSHLLAPDVLPESYRRAAMKTPAVESFMHLHLGIRAEGLESLTGHHVVMHDESWDLTRPGNTCMISIPSVWDPHLAPSGYHVVHAYTLEDAAGWERSAQYDQRKRDRAQPLFRALEKVIPDLRSRIELELIGTPLTHARYLRRYQGTYGPAIAAGQGTFPSCYTPIQGLYRVGDSTLPGIGVPAVAASGILCANTLVEPEQTAELLALLPE; from the coding sequence ATGCAAGATTTTGATGTCATCGTCGTGGGGAGCGGCATTGGCGGCCTGGTCGCCGGCAGTCTGCTGGCCCGCTACGGCAAAACCGTCTTGGTCTGCGAAAGCCACAGCCTGCCGGGCGGTGCGGCCCACGGCTTTTCGCGAGAGGGGTTTCATTTTGATTCGGGTCCCTCCTTTTATTGCGGCCTGAGTGACCCCCACTCCCTCAATCCCCTGCGCCAGGTCCTCGACGTCCTGGGCGAGTCTCTGGAGGCGATCGCCTACGATCCGCTGGGCCACTACCATTTTCCTGATGTGACGCTGCCCATCTACGGCGACGCCCAGCGCTACCGCCGCGCCGTGGCCCACATCACCCCCGAGGGCGCCAGCCAGCTGGCCCACCTCGAAAAAAAACTCCTCGGCCTCTATGAAGCCCTGCGCGGCATTCCGACCCTGGCTCTGCGATCGGACTGGAAGCTGGCCCCGGTGCTGCTGGGCCGCTACGGCCTGCCCCTGCTCAAGCTGCTGCCCTATCTCACCATGGTGCAGTCCTCGGTGGGCGCTGTGATGCAGCCGCTGGTCCAAGACCCGTGGGTGCAGCGCCTGATTGATCTGGAGTGTTTTTTGCTGTCGGGTCTGAAGGCAGAGGGGACCGTGGCGCCCGAGATGGCCTTCATGCTGGGGGAGCGATCGCGCTCGGTCATTGACTATCCGGTGGGCGGCAGCGGGGCGATCGCCTGGGCTCTGGTGCGGGGACTCGAGCGCTGGGGCGGCAGGCTGCGGCTGAATGTCCACGTCGAGCGCATCCTGGTGCGAGATCAGCGGGTGACCGGGGTCCAGCTGCGCAGCGGCGAAAATCTGCTGGCGCCGGTGGTGATTTCCAATGCCACCCTGTGGGACACCTACAGCCACCTGCTCGCCCCCGACGTCTTGCCGGAGTCCTACCGCCGCGCCGCGATGAAAACGCCAGCGGTGGAGAGCTTTATGCATCTGCACTTGGGCATCCGGGCAGAGGGGCTCGAGTCCCTAACCGGCCACCACGTGGTGATGCATGACGAGAGCTGGGATCTAACGCGTCCCGGCAACACCTGCATGATCTCGATTCCGTCGGTGTGGGACCCCCATCTGGCTCCGTCGGGCTACCACGTGGTCCACGCCTACACCCTCGAAGACGCGGCGGGCTGGGAACGCAGCGCCCAGTACGACCAGCGAAAACGCGATCGCGCCCAGCCCCTGTTTCGTGCCCTCGAGAAAGTGATTCCCGATCTGCGATCGCGCATTGAGCTGGAGCTGATCGGCACGCCCTTGACCCACGCCCGCTACCTGCGCCGCTATCAGGGCACCTACGGACCAGCGATCGCCGCAGGCCAGGGCACCTTTCCGAGCTGCTACACGCCGATTCAGGGGCTCTACCGGGTGGGGGACAGCACCCTCCCCGGCATCGGGGTGCCAGCGGTGGCGGCTTCGGGGATTTTGTGCGCCAATACGTTGGTGGAGCCGGAGCAGACCGCTGAGCTGCTGGCGCTGCTGCCGGAGTAG
- a CDS encoding peptidylprolyl isomerase: MTQAKVGDTVRVHYTGKLVDGTIFDSSSNRDPLEFAIGSGGIIPGFEQAVIGMNPGDSKTTHIPADQAYGPHRQEMVLVVEREQIPPDIDLQVGQQLQLRQENGYALPVIVTEVEEAQVTLDANHPLAGEDLIFDIQLVEIA, translated from the coding sequence ATGACACAGGCCAAAGTTGGGGATACCGTGCGAGTGCACTACACCGGCAAGCTCGTAGACGGCACGATCTTCGACTCGTCCAGCAACCGCGATCCCCTCGAATTTGCTATCGGTTCCGGCGGCATCATTCCCGGCTTCGAGCAAGCCGTGATTGGCATGAACCCCGGCGACTCCAAAACCACCCACATCCCGGCAGACCAGGCCTACGGCCCCCATCGCCAGGAAATGGTGCTGGTGGTTGAGCGAGAGCAGATTCCCCCCGACATCGATCTCCAGGTGGGCCAGCAGCTGCAGCTCCGCCAAGAAAATGGCTACGCCCTGCCGGTCATCGTGACGGAAGTGGAGGAGGCCCAGGTGACGCTGGATGCCAACCACCCCTTAGCTGGCGAAGATTTGATTTTTGATATTCAACTGGTCGAGATCGCCTAG
- the gatB gene encoding Asp-tRNA(Asn)/Glu-tRNA(Gln) amidotransferase subunit GatB, with translation MTTAAPVKTQYEAIIGLETHCQLRTNTKIFCNCSTTFGAPPNTNVCPVCLGMPGVLPVLNQTVLEYGVKAGLALNCAIAPFSKFDRKQYFYPDLPKNYQISQYDLPIAEHGWLEIELTDGEGNPVRKKIGITRLHMEEDAGKLVHGGSDRLSGSTHSLVDYNRAGVPLLEIVSEPDIRSGQEAAEYAQELRRTMRYLGVSDGNMQEGSLRCDVNISIRPVGQEAFGTKVEIKNMNSFNAIQRAIEYEIERQIAAVEAGEPILQETRLWEEGSQRTISMRIKEGSSDYRYFPEPDLTPIEVSPAQLEHWRSELPELPAQKRHRYESELGLSAYDTRVLTDDPDVAAYFEGAVIAGSPIKQTANWVMGDIAAYLNSKPGLSIRAIALTPAVLAEMVSLIEDGTISGKIAKEILPDLLEKGGSVKALIEEKGLVQISDPAALGAIIDEVLAENPTELEQYRNGKTKLQGFFVGQVMKKTSGRADPKLTNQLLGPKLKG, from the coding sequence ATGACGACCGCTGCGCCCGTAAAAACTCAGTACGAAGCGATCATCGGGTTAGAAACCCACTGTCAACTTCGCACCAACACCAAGATTTTCTGTAACTGCTCCACCACCTTCGGCGCACCCCCCAACACCAACGTATGCCCGGTCTGCTTGGGGATGCCAGGGGTGCTGCCCGTGCTCAACCAAACCGTGCTGGAGTACGGCGTGAAAGCGGGTCTGGCCCTCAACTGCGCGATCGCACCTTTCAGCAAATTCGATCGCAAGCAGTACTTCTATCCCGACCTGCCCAAAAACTACCAGATTTCTCAGTACGACCTGCCCATCGCTGAGCACGGCTGGCTCGAAATCGAGCTGACCGACGGCGAAGGCAACCCCGTACGCAAGAAAATCGGCATCACCCGCCTGCACATGGAAGAAGACGCAGGCAAGCTGGTCCACGGCGGCAGCGATCGCCTCTCCGGCTCCACCCACTCCCTCGTGGACTACAACCGCGCCGGCGTCCCCCTGCTCGAAATCGTCTCCGAGCCCGACATTCGCTCCGGCCAAGAAGCCGCCGAGTACGCCCAAGAGCTGCGCCGCACCATGCGCTACCTCGGCGTCAGCGACGGCAACATGCAAGAAGGCTCCCTGCGCTGCGACGTCAACATTTCGATCCGTCCCGTCGGCCAAGAAGCCTTCGGCACCAAGGTCGAAATCAAAAATATGAACTCCTTCAACGCCATCCAGCGGGCGATCGAGTACGAAATCGAGCGTCAAATCGCCGCCGTTGAAGCAGGCGAGCCCATCCTCCAGGAGACGCGCCTGTGGGAAGAAGGCAGCCAGCGCACCATCAGCATGCGGATCAAAGAAGGCTCCAGCGACTACCGCTACTTCCCCGAGCCCGACCTCACCCCCATCGAGGTGTCCCCCGCCCAGCTAGAGCACTGGCGCTCCGAGCTGCCCGAGCTGCCTGCCCAAAAGCGCCATCGCTACGAGTCCGAGCTGGGTCTGTCGGCCTACGACACCCGCGTCCTGACCGACGATCCTGACGTGGCCGCCTACTTTGAGGGGGCCGTCATCGCCGGTAGCCCCATCAAGCAGACCGCCAACTGGGTGATGGGCGACATTGCCGCCTACCTCAACAGCAAGCCCGGTCTCTCCATCCGCGCGATCGCCCTCACCCCCGCCGTCCTCGCCGAAATGGTCAGCCTGATCGAAGACGGCACCATCAGCGGCAAGATCGCCAAGGAAATCCTGCCGGATCTCCTGGAAAAAGGCGGCTCCGTCAAGGCCCTGATCGAGGAAAAGGGCCTGGTGCAGATTTCTGACCCGGCAGCCCTCGGGGCCATCATCGACGAAGTCCTCGCCGAGAACCCCACCGAGCTGGAGCAGTACCGCAACGGCAAAACCAAGCTGCAAGGCTTCTTTGTCGGTCAGGTAATGAAGAAAACCAGCGGCCGAGCAGACCCGAAGCTCACCAACCAGCTCCTCGGTCCCAAGCTCAAGGGCTAG
- the lysS gene encoding lysine--tRNA ligase yields MAADHSQREPQGHSTLDEIRATRLEKVEQLKQLGFNPYAYRWESTHQAATLQEKYADLPNGESVEGVEVAIAGRIMARRVFGKLAFFGLQDETGSIQLYLDKKAIEAGMPDTEKAFDHLKNLTDVGDIIGVRGGLRRTDKGELSVAVTTYTILTKSLQPLPDKWHGLTDISKRYRQRYVDLIVNPEVRETFRRRALITAGIRRYLDQQGFIEIETPVLQAEAGGADARPFITYHNTLEMELYLRIATELHLKRLIVGGFEKVFEMGRIFRNEGISTRHNPEFTSIEVYQAYADYDDMMALTENLIATVAQEVIGTLEITYQGQSVNLTPPWRQVTMHDIVKEFTGLDFSQFTDLDEAKAAAKAAGLTQIDDCPSLGKLLNEAFEQKVEENLVQPTFVIDYPVEISPLAKPHRSKPGLVERFELFMVGRETANSFSELTDPIDQRQRLEEQAARKAAGDLEAQGVDEDFLLALEHGMPPTGGLGIGIDRLVMLLTDSASIRDVIAFPLLKPEKSDAESPEG; encoded by the coding sequence ATGGCAGCCGATCACTCCCAGCGCGAACCCCAAGGTCATTCCACCCTCGATGAGATTCGGGCAACCCGACTCGAGAAAGTCGAGCAGCTCAAACAGCTAGGGTTTAATCCATACGCCTATCGTTGGGAATCCACCCACCAGGCCGCAACGCTGCAAGAGAAGTACGCGGACCTGCCCAATGGGGAATCCGTCGAGGGCGTAGAAGTGGCGATCGCCGGTCGAATTATGGCGCGGCGCGTCTTCGGTAAGCTCGCCTTCTTTGGCCTGCAAGACGAAACCGGCAGCATCCAGCTCTACCTCGACAAGAAGGCCATCGAGGCCGGGATGCCCGACACCGAAAAAGCCTTCGACCACCTGAAAAACCTCACCGACGTCGGCGACATCATCGGCGTCCGGGGCGGCCTGCGACGCACCGACAAGGGCGAGCTTTCCGTCGCCGTCACCACCTACACCATCCTGACCAAGTCCCTCCAGCCCCTGCCCGACAAGTGGCACGGCCTGACGGACATCTCCAAGCGCTACCGCCAGCGCTATGTCGACTTGATCGTCAATCCCGAAGTGCGCGAAACCTTTCGTCGGCGCGCCCTGATCACCGCCGGGATTCGTCGCTACCTCGACCAGCAGGGCTTCATCGAAATCGAAACCCCCGTTCTCCAGGCCGAGGCGGGCGGCGCCGATGCGCGTCCCTTCATCACCTACCACAACACCCTGGAGATGGAGCTGTACCTGCGCATCGCCACCGAGCTGCACCTCAAGCGGCTGATCGTAGGCGGCTTCGAAAAGGTGTTTGAGATGGGGCGGATCTTCCGCAACGAGGGCATCTCGACGCGCCACAACCCGGAGTTTACCTCCATCGAGGTGTACCAGGCCTACGCCGATTACGACGACATGATGGCCCTGACCGAAAACCTGATTGCCACGGTGGCCCAGGAGGTGATCGGCACCCTCGAGATCACCTATCAGGGCCAGAGCGTCAACCTGACGCCGCCCTGGCGCCAGGTGACGATGCACGACATCGTCAAGGAGTTCACGGGGCTCGACTTTAGCCAGTTTACGGACCTCGACGAAGCCAAGGCGGCCGCCAAAGCGGCGGGGCTGACCCAGATCGACGACTGCCCGTCCCTCGGGAAGCTGCTCAACGAGGCCTTTGAGCAAAAGGTGGAAGAAAACCTGGTCCAGCCGACCTTTGTGATCGACTATCCGGTAGAAATTTCGCCCTTGGCCAAGCCCCACCGCTCCAAGCCCGGTCTGGTGGAGCGCTTCGAGCTCTTTATGGTGGGCCGGGAAACAGCGAATAGCTTCTCGGAGCTGACCGACCCCATCGACCAGCGCCAGCGCCTGGAGGAGCAGGCCGCCCGCAAGGCTGCCGGTGACCTAGAAGCTCAGGGCGTGGATGAGGACTTCTTGCTGGCCCTGGAGCACGGCATGCCGCCGACCGGCGGTCTGGGCATCGGCATCGATCGCCTGGTGATGCTGCTGACGGATTCGGCCAGTATCCGGGACGTGATCGCCTTCCCGCTGCTGAAGCCCGAAAAGAGCGACGCGGAGTCACCCGAAGGTTAA
- a CDS encoding aminopeptidase P family protein, with protein MSWVISSSLLAALRDRRQRLARLVPFPVLLWAGDRPSRNFPANPLPFRASSHFLYFVGAPLAGAVVHLAEGRLTLFLDEPPPESELWHGPTLSREAIAAQIGAEAAFPLEKLADWSAEAATIPVQSVTARQHQAAILGRSLPGARDLAGRDRALAEAVVQLRLAHDEAAIAEIRQAVAVTVAAHQVGMAATPQAATEAVVRAAMESVILAHQMTPAYPSIVTIQGEVLHNEAYHHPLRAGDLLLVDVGAETPGGWAADVTRTWPVSGRFSPTQRSLYDVVLAAHDACIAAIAPGVEYREIHLLGARAIAAGLVDLGILRGDPDSLVEQDAHALFFPHGIGHLLGLDVHDMEDLGDLAGYAPGRQRSDCFGLGFLRCDRPLQAGMVVTIEPGFYQVPALLQSPVTREKYASLVNWDRLADFADVRGIRIEDDVWVTPSGPEVLTAALPTEAAALEALGDRRT; from the coding sequence ATGTCCTGGGTGATTTCAAGTTCGCTGCTGGCGGCCCTGCGCGATCGCCGGCAGCGTTTGGCGCGTCTGGTGCCGTTTCCGGTGCTGCTGTGGGCGGGCGATCGCCCCTCGCGAAATTTTCCGGCCAATCCCTTGCCCTTTCGAGCGAGCAGCCATTTTCTGTACTTTGTCGGGGCGCCGCTGGCGGGGGCAGTGGTGCATTTGGCCGAAGGCCGCCTGACGCTATTTCTCGATGAGCCGCCCCCGGAGAGCGAGCTGTGGCACGGTCCGACTCTGTCTCGGGAGGCGATCGCGGCCCAGATCGGCGCGGAGGCGGCCTTTCCCCTGGAGAAGCTGGCGGACTGGAGCGCGGAGGCGGCGACGATTCCGGTGCAGAGCGTGACGGCGCGGCAGCACCAAGCGGCCATTTTGGGGCGATCGCTGCCGGGGGCGCGAGACCTGGCGGGACGCGATCGCGCGCTGGCGGAGGCGGTGGTCCAGCTGCGGCTTGCCCACGACGAGGCGGCGATCGCCGAAATTCGCCAAGCCGTCGCGGTGACGGTGGCGGCCCACCAGGTCGGTATGGCGGCGACGCCCCAGGCCGCCACGGAGGCGGTGGTGCGGGCCGCCATGGAAAGCGTAATCTTGGCCCACCAGATGACCCCGGCCTATCCCAGCATCGTCACGATCCAAGGCGAAGTGCTGCACAACGAGGCCTACCACCATCCCTTGCGGGCGGGGGATCTGCTGCTGGTGGATGTGGGGGCGGAGACGCCGGGGGGATGGGCGGCGGACGTGACGCGCACGTGGCCGGTGTCAGGCCGATTTTCGCCCACCCAGCGATCGCTCTACGACGTGGTGCTGGCGGCCCACGATGCCTGCATCGCGGCGATCGCGCCGGGTGTGGAGTACCGGGAGATTCATCTGCTGGGGGCGCGGGCGATCGCCGCTGGCCTGGTGGATTTGGGCATTTTGCGGGGCGATCCCGACAGCCTGGTCGAGCAAGACGCCCACGCCCTGTTTTTTCCCCACGGCATTGGCCACTTGCTGGGGCTCGATGTCCACGACATGGAGGACCTCGGCGATCTGGCAGGCTACGCGCCCGGTCGCCAGCGCAGCGATTGCTTTGGACTGGGCTTTTTGCGCTGCGATCGCCCCCTCCAGGCGGGCATGGTCGTCACCATCGAGCCCGGCTTCTACCAGGTGCCCGCCCTGCTCCAGTCCCCCGTCACCCGCGAAAAATACGCGTCCCTGGTGAACTGGGACCGTCTGGCGGACTTTGCCGATGTTCGCGGCATTCGCATTGAGGACGATGTCTGGGTGACCCCCAGCGGCCCCGAAGTGCTGACGGCGGCCCTGCCGACCGAGGCCGCCGCCCTCGAAGCCCTGGGCGATCGCCGGACTTAA
- a CDS encoding TetR/AcrR family transcriptional regulator, translating to MRLFSQSTPSETETRTRILQAAQRLFARRGYDGTTTRDLAQEAGVAEGTLFRHFANKKAILVEVATQGWVELLTDLLTELSEMGSYKAVAQVMRRRMLNFHKNADMMRVCFMEAQFHTDLRERIQQEVVDKMMDVAEAFFQTAMDRGVYRRMDPKVIARVFLGMFAIAGFSQETIMEPDASPAAIQAMAEGLADIFLNGVLANNQTELHS from the coding sequence ATGAGACTTTTCTCCCAATCAACTCCCTCCGAAACCGAGACCCGCACTCGGATTTTGCAGGCGGCTCAGCGGCTTTTTGCCCGTCGGGGCTATGACGGTACGACGACGCGGGATTTGGCCCAGGAAGCAGGCGTGGCGGAAGGGACGTTATTTCGCCACTTTGCGAATAAAAAGGCCATTTTGGTGGAGGTCGCGACCCAGGGCTGGGTGGAGCTGCTCACGGATCTGTTAACAGAACTTAGTGAGATGGGCAGCTACAAGGCCGTAGCCCAGGTGATGCGGCGGCGGATGCTGAATTTTCACAAGAATGCCGACATGATGCGGGTGTGCTTCATGGAGGCGCAGTTTCACACGGACCTGCGGGAGCGCATCCAGCAGGAAGTGGTGGACAAGATGATGGATGTGGCGGAGGCGTTCTTCCAGACGGCGATGGACCGCGGGGTTTACCGTCGCATGGACCCGAAAGTGATTGCGCGGGTGTTTTTGGGCATGTTTGCGATCGCCGGGTTCAGTCAGGAGACGATCATGGAGCCCGACGCTTCTCCGGCCGCGATTCAGGCGATGGCGGAGGGGTTGGCTGACATTTTCCTCAATGGTGTGTTAGCAAACAATCAAACTGAGCTGCATTCCTAG
- a CDS encoding Hsp20/alpha crystallin family protein: MTLIRWEPLREIDSLQREMNRLFENLAVTRGDGLGSTDFVPAAELRETGDTIDLRIELPGVEAKDIDVQVTADSVSILGERRGEALEESEGVLRSEFHYGSFQRVIPLPSRVKNTHVEAEYRQGILRLRLPKEDAEKNRVVKVEIRS, translated from the coding sequence ATGACACTGATTCGGTGGGAACCGCTCCGGGAAATTGATAGCCTGCAGCGCGAGATGAATCGTCTATTCGAAAACCTGGCCGTGACCCGAGGTGATGGCTTGGGGAGCACAGACTTTGTGCCCGCTGCCGAGCTCCGAGAAACCGGCGATACGATTGATCTGCGCATCGAGCTCCCGGGGGTCGAGGCCAAAGATATTGACGTTCAGGTGACCGCAGACTCGGTCTCTATCCTGGGGGAGCGACGCGGCGAAGCCCTGGAGGAAAGCGAGGGTGTTCTGCGCTCGGAGTTCCATTACGGTTCATTCCAGCGGGTGATTCCCCTACCGAGCCGCGTGAAAAACACCCACGTCGAGGCCGAATACCGCCAGGGAATCCTGCGGCTGCGGCTGCCCAAGGAGGACGCCGAGAAAAACAGAGTCGTGAAGGTCGAAATCCGCTCTTAG
- a CDS encoding TetR/AcrR family transcriptional regulator, producing the protein MAQAKPGRSDRQLSPEKTAAILQGGMQEFLTRGYAATSMDRVAIAAKVSKATVYSHFQDKEGLFNALIRQLVNQKFQSIFGAEDEQLLHRDPQLVLREFANRILDVGQSEPQFLNFLRLIIGESGRFPQLARAFVRNIEQTTFRRICHYFTHCPHLHLADPEATARIFVGSLVHFMIVQEMLHGKDILPMERDRIIGTLIAMIVEGRSPAA; encoded by the coding sequence ATGGCACAGGCAAAACCTGGACGCTCGGACAGGCAGCTTTCCCCCGAAAAAACGGCAGCGATTTTGCAGGGGGGGATGCAGGAGTTTTTGACCCGTGGCTATGCGGCGACCAGCATGGACCGCGTGGCGATCGCCGCCAAAGTCTCGAAAGCCACGGTCTACAGCCACTTTCAGGACAAAGAAGGTCTGTTTAATGCCCTGATTCGGCAGTTGGTCAACCAAAAATTTCAGTCGATTTTCGGTGCGGAGGACGAGCAGCTGCTGCACCGAGATCCGCAGCTCGTTCTCCGGGAGTTTGCCAATCGCATCCTGGACGTGGGCCAGAGCGAACCCCAGTTTCTCAATTTCCTGCGGCTGATCATCGGCGAATCGGGGCGGTTTCCGCAGCTAGCGCGGGCCTTTGTGCGCAACATCGAGCAGACGACCTTCCGCCGAATCTGCCACTATTTCACCCATTGCCCCCACCTCCACCTGGCAGATCCGGAGGCGACGGCCCGCATTTTTGTGGGCTCGCTGGTGCACTTCATGATCGTCCAGGAAATGCTCCACGGCAAAGACATTTTGCCCATGGAGCGCGATCGCATTATTGGGACTTTGATTGCCATGATTGTGGAGGGGCGATCGCCCGCCGCTTAG
- a CDS encoding ABC exporter membrane fusion protein, which produces MPAKHPLLKAIPQRGVAIAGVILLGVGGAIAYRWQQKTAIEQLATLPVAAPEIRTVTALGRLEPQGTVIQLSAPSSGQGNRVEQLLVEAGDRVQAGQVIAILDSYPQRQAALVEAEAQVKVAQARLEVVQAGAKQGEISAQQAEMERLRAERQGNLAAQAATVARLESEVRNAQTEFDRYASLATEGAIADSDLDSKRLALETRQQSLREAQVTLDRIRSTTPPELERAQATLEQIAEVRPVDVRSAQAEIDRAIAARDQAQASLDQAIVRSPIDGEILEIHARAGEVPGTDGIAEIGQTQQMQAIAEVYQSDIQRVHLGQPARVTSDALDGELTGTIDRIGSQVRRQAVVNTDPSANIDARVIEVYVTLDRASSQKVAKLTNLQVRVVMGP; this is translated from the coding sequence ATGCCAGCCAAACACCCTCTCCTCAAGGCGATTCCCCAGCGCGGCGTGGCGATCGCGGGCGTGATTTTGCTGGGCGTCGGGGGCGCGATCGCCTACAGATGGCAGCAAAAAACTGCAATAGAGCAACTGGCAACCCTCCCCGTCGCAGCGCCCGAAATTCGCACAGTGACAGCCCTCGGACGACTGGAGCCTCAGGGAACGGTGATCCAGCTCTCGGCCCCCTCCTCGGGCCAGGGCAATCGAGTCGAGCAGTTGCTGGTAGAAGCGGGCGATCGCGTCCAGGCCGGACAGGTCATCGCCATTTTGGACTCCTACCCCCAGCGCCAAGCCGCCCTCGTCGAAGCTGAGGCCCAAGTGAAGGTGGCCCAAGCCCGCTTGGAGGTGGTGCAAGCAGGTGCCAAACAAGGCGAGATTTCGGCCCAGCAGGCGGAAATGGAGCGGCTGCGGGCAGAGCGCCAGGGAAATCTGGCCGCCCAGGCGGCAACGGTGGCGCGCCTCGAGTCAGAGGTGCGCAATGCCCAAACGGAATTCGATCGCTACGCCTCCCTGGCCACCGAAGGGGCGATCGCGGACTCAGATCTCGACAGCAAGCGTCTGGCCTTGGAAACGCGACAGCAGTCCCTGCGCGAGGCCCAGGTCACCCTTGATCGGATTCGCTCGACCACGCCGCCAGAGCTGGAGCGGGCCCAGGCGACCCTCGAACAAATTGCGGAGGTCCGCCCCGTGGATGTCCGCTCGGCGCAGGCCGAAATCGATCGAGCGATCGCCGCTCGAGACCAAGCCCAGGCCAGCCTGGATCAGGCGATCGTGCGATCGCCCATCGACGGCGAAATTCTGGAAATTCACGCCCGAGCTGGAGAGGTCCCTGGCACCGACGGCATCGCTGAGATCGGCCAAACGCAGCAAATGCAGGCGATCGCAGAGGTGTACCAAAGCGACATTCAGCGCGTGCACCTAGGGCAGCCCGCCCGCGTCACCAGCGACGCCCTCGACGGCGAGCTCACCGGCACCATCGATCGCATCGGCTCCCAGGTGCGCCGTCAGGCCGTCGTCAACACCGACCCGAGCGCCAACATCGACGCCCGCGTCATCGAGGTCTACGTCACCCTAGACCGCGCCTCCAGCCAAAAAGTCGCCAAGCTCACCAACTTGC